A window of Cottoperca gobio chromosome 16, fCotGob3.1, whole genome shotgun sequence contains these coding sequences:
- the LOC115021752 gene encoding zinc finger protein 236, translating into MDSQLASVLTSGSLDVQNGSQCAEGSGPVTEVFLDPKEKTSPNTVPGNLQPCPVKAAVTTRLAAPSINGNKPEVGGTSKPASQETSKSDGFRQPITVKTGVPVLRSQPIRLKIVVPPRCKRPITNSAISLTKDFALSDFRRPVSDKNRCKILISAVKKEGEIKEVTYHKTEEAKPESFHDTEADRRKTMCKERHVSGVKIIHTDGSETHLISSTNTIEILSLKEETTEREIDESIPLILQEMDLKSCRTFEGGMEEQTEPLDLSLPKKRERRCERFLDDSGCESSLIMEVDEYEGEGDRDIVEEDEDGEGEGSVLRMDCTDTLEGSLLSPSFFSSSVFTSLSSIDTENLLLIDDQGIPYTLSPDGLKVPQVDASTSDDQVDGMGSPQLATLADPSLSQSLDNALNAPSDHLYNSPAPATDSPSLSVDQTTTPEVFTGLITNPDAAEPSVESVQEANAVILTPPQHIQILTNPSTNTPILLLSTSSSSAQLSSAQVGLSLPLSVTQTSPGASTPMFLLLSSVPSSSGDSTSTPIAVLDPSTGQLSQITAASAPVSLPLPTAQVTTLGSPLPMLSHPIIKLSPNNPPAILSGVTNVNSSSVLTSFTVRSSSPALLNDRHSTSLHSQISSSDSNPGSEAISEEVSSENNKPSTFTASSPHPQSAILTYDPLAQPSSEAQSPASEPRFDPSDLHSEHLPLDDHLYFSNAAAPLSPPIGTILPSDKLDPLDPLDPLSPEGSPDAMASRRVLYCQLCPRVFFYLSDLERHAITHSQKKPHVCQQCGKAFKRSSHLQRHKHIHTGQRNFVCPICAKRFREAGELQRHQRVHTGEKPYQCQLCHTRFAERNTLRRHTKRKHPYHQVAMEMLNERRDRGGGGGSGVQEEEESAEWYSSTVSNLDNSESEMET; encoded by the exons ATGGATTCTCAGTTGGCTTCAGTCCTGACCAGTGGCAGCCTGGATGTCCAAAATGGCAGCCAGTGTGCAGAGGGATCAGGGCCAGTGACAGAGGTTTTTTTGGACCCAAAGGAAAAAACCTCACCCAATACTGTACCAGGTAACCTCCAGCCGTGCCCTGTCAAAGCAGCAGTGACCACCAGGCTGGCTGCTCCATCAATCAATGGGAATAAGCCAGAGGTGGGCGGGACTTCTAAGCCAGCCTCTCAGGAAACAAGCAAGAGTGATGGGTTCagacagccaatcacagtgaAGACTGGAGTGCCTGTGTTGCGCAGCCAACCAATCAGACTAAAAATAGTTGTTCCCCCACGGTGCAAGAGGCCAATCACAAACTCTGCCATCAGCCTGACCAAAGACTTTGCTCTCTCAGATTTTAGAAGACCTGTTTCAGACAAAAACAGATGTAAAATCCTAATATCTGCGGttaagaaagaaggagaaatcAAGGAAGTTACTTATCATAAGACTGAGGAAGCTAAGCCAGAATCATtccacgacacagaggcagacagaaggAAAACAATGTGCAAAGAGAGACATGTTTCGGGTGTTAAAATCATTCACACTGATGGGTCAGAAACTCATTTAATCTCGAGCACTAATACAATTGAAATATTGAGCCTAAAAGAGGaaactacagagagagaaattgaTGAAAGTATTCCTCTAATTTTGCAAGAAATGGACTTGAAATCTTGCAGGACGTTTGAGGGGGGAATGGAGGAACAGACAGAACCACTGGACctgagtcttcccaagaaaagagagaggaggtgtgAACGCTTCCTGGATGACTCTGGCTGCGAGAGCTCGTTGATCATGGAGGTGGATGAATacgagggagaaggagacagagataTAGTAGAAGAGGACGAGGATGGGGAAGGAGAGGGCTCTGTGCTACGTATGGACTGCACAGATACACTTGAAGgctctctcctgtctccctctttcttctcgTCCTCTGTcttcacctccctctcctcGATAGACACTGAAAACCTTCTTCTCATAGACGACCAGGGAATCCCGTACACGCTCAGTCCAGACGGACTCAAAGTGCCGCAAGTCGACGCGTCCACGTCAGATGATCAGGTAGATGGAATGGGGTCACCACAATTGGCCACGTTAGCGGATCCTAGCCTCAGCCAAAGCTTAGATAATGCACTAAATGCACCTTCTGATCATCTTTACAATTCACCAGCCCCTGCTACTGATTCTCCATCACTAAGTGTTGATCAGACGACGACTCCAGAAGTCTTCACGGGTTTGATTACAAACCCAGACGCCGCAGAGCCAAGCGTTGAATCTGTTCAGGAGGCTAATGCTGTTATATTAACCCCCCCCCAGCACATTCAGATCCTCACAAACCCTTCTACTAACACTCCTATCCTCCTCCTGTcaacctcctcttcctctgctcagCTCTCCTCAGCTCAGGTGGGTCTCTCGCTTCCCCTTTCAGTTACTCAGACATCCCCTGGTGCTTCCACCCCCATGTTCCTTCTCCTTTCATCTGTACCCTCTTCCTCTGGAGACTCTACCTCCACCCCTATCGCTGTCCTCGACCCCTCCACTGGTCAGTTGTCCCAGATCACCGCAGCCTCAGCCCCCGTCTCCCTCCCTTTGCCCACCGCTCAGGTCACCACGCTGGGATCACCTCTGCCCATGCTGTCCCACCCTATCATCAAACTGAGCCCCAACAACCCCCCTGCCATCCTGTCAGGAGTGACCAATGTAAACTCCAGCTCTGTCCTCACCTCGTTCACTGTCCGTTcatcctctcctgctcttctaAACGACCGACACAGCACGAGCCTTCATTCTCAAATCAGCTCTTCCGATTCGAACCCTGGAAGCGAAGCCATATCTGAAGAAGTCTCAAGTGAAAACAACAAGCCATCAACTTTTACAGCATCCTCTCCACACCCACAGTCTGCTATTTTGACCTATGACCCCTTAGCTCAGCCCAGCTCGGAGGCCCAATCGCCAGCCTCTGAGCCAAGATTTGACCCGTCTGACCTGCACTCTGAACATTTACCTCTGGACGACCATCTTTACTTCTCCAACgctgctgctcctctctcccCACCCATCGGAACCATTCTCCCTTCTGATAAGCTCGACCCCCTCGACCCGCTGGATCCTCTCTCGCCAGAGGGATCACCAGATGCCATGGCTTCTCGCAGGGTGCTGTACTGCCAGCTGTGCCCGCGGGTCTTCTTTTACCTTTCCGACCTTGAGCGCCACGCCATCACACACTCGCAGAAGAAGCCTCACGTTTGCCAGCAGTGCGGCAAAGCCTTCAAACGCTCCAGCCATCTGCAG AGACACAAGCACATCCACACAGGCCAGAGGAACTTTGTGTGCCCCATCTGCGCCAAACGCTTCAGGGAGGCCGGTGAGCTCCAGCGCCACCAAAGGGTCCACACTGGAGAGAAACCCTACCAGTGCCAACTTTGCCACACGCGCTTTGCCGAGCGCAACACGCTACGCCGACACACCAAGCGCAAACACCCTTACCACCAAGTGGCCATGGAAATGCTGaacgagagaagagacagaggaggaggaggtggatccggtgtgcaggaggaggaagagagtgcTGAATGGTATAGCTCCACTGTGTCTAATTTGGATAACTCCGAGTCTGAGATGGAAACTTAG
- the LOC115021019 gene encoding myocardin, with protein MTLLASERSLFIRNKFRSVLQLRIQNRRQSEINADSGLKSTCPAKKAEKDQSEALRLTDGAAQKLPPSGLKTETAQERTVCGAQRQKKARQTQDLTERIQCPPGPVNQQHEHTLPLENRPASFPLSADVFEDDISSCPSSSPTEQHGVHQSPAFSSLPRLSGDQLLSDFSAVGPPLNRSPGHAQSGLALLPATEGIRQPMSVTLCESNSMATTGRSSGMYLASQTTPLLPKTAQPPSPTCSASLPPSLNFNHLPRPRKMRDTKPKMRKLKYHQYIPPDQRGWSGTGGGAKQKSPTPSQSLDPAYSHLLKQQQVFLQLQILQNQQQQQQKQQQQQLQPQQLTVVPSDLNNLVKSSGAMPLNPQPVLRHNKPHPYRRNPCLQVSELRQQLRKRGLPVSGTKPALLQRLRPFQIPHSCPTPAPLCQLGTSMEPLTPCPTLPPSQSPGSSSSSGRDSPCSSPNQQMYIPDRGVPSGILSDAQTEILNNASNGFSNAASVSLAGEQCLSNAVFLAPASTASGTPSPSLPMSSSSPLQCGTPWRTENEQQQQQQQELSVELEMRERLRSRPRDRFTNTGNESCGGSLHPFLQQDPGCSRGKPETDEQTEVLFTQVFCCQPCDVIGQDFELPVQITASPVQTLPGVRSLEEELQEAIQKAQMDPRQSIDDILDEPLTCVGSVNVCDHKSPAHSVTGPSPPPPQADQSQASQQHKDDSFLPSPLCSSLLLELPPSPAVINPSQVIPAPPPPTICTSPLPSTGKSRKRRAPTSFDAADWLETLTSGLRPLTPPTAPFVESDFSLDSDLNVSRVLDLMIEQW; from the exons ATGACACTATTGGCCTCCGAGAGGTCGCTTTTCATCCGGAACAAGTTCCGCTCAG TCCTGCAGTTGAGGATTCAGAACCGAAGACAAAGTGAAATCAATGCAGATTCTG GGTTGAAATCTACTTGCCCCGCTAAAAAGGCAGAGAAAGACCAGAGTGAAGCTCTG CGTCTAACTGATGGTGCCGCTCAGAAGTTGCCCCCTAGTGGTCTGAAAACTGAAACTGCACAAG AGAGGACTGTGTGTGGGGCCCAGAGGCAGAAGAAGGCTCGCCAGACGCAGGACCTCACTGAGAGGATCCAATGTCCGCCAGGGCCTGTGAATCAACAGCACGAACACACACTGCCCCTGGAGAACC GCCCTGCCTCTTTCCCGCTGTCCGCTGATGTCTTCGAAGATGACATTTCATCCTGCCCCTCCTCCTCGCCTACTGAGCAACATGGCGTTCATCAATCACCAGCCTTTTCTTCATTGCCACGGCTCTCAGGTGACCAATTACTGAGTGACTTCTCAGCTGTGGGCCCGCCCCTTAACCGCAGCCCTGGTCATGCTCAG TCAGGTTTGGCGTTGCTCCCGGCAACCGAGGGCATCAGACAACCTATGAGTGTAACACTTTGTGAATCAAACTCCATGGCAACAACTGGGAGATCAAGTGGGATGTATCTGGCCTCTCAGACCACACCCCTGCTGCCAAAG acAGCTCAGCCTCCCAGCCCCACCTGCTCCGCCTCCCTGCCCCCCTCCCTCAACTTCAACCATCTTCCCCGTCCACGGAAAATGCGGGACACCAAACCCAAAATGAGGAAACTCAAATATCACCAGTACATTCCTCCAGACCAGAGAGGATGGTCTGGGACTGGAG GAGGAGCCAAACAGAAAAGCCCTACTCCTTCCCAGTCTTTAGACCCAGCCTACTCCCATCTCCTGAAACAACAGCAGGTCTTCCTCCAGCTGCAAATCCTCCAGaaccagcagcaacaacaacaaaaacaacagcagcaacagctacAACCACAACAGCTCACTGTTGTGCCAAG TGATCTCAATAATCTTGTGAAGTCCTCTGGAGCGATGCCCCTAAATCCCCAACCTGTTCTCCGCCACAACAAACCACACCCCTACAGACGCAACCCCTGCCTCCAA GTGTCAGAGTTGCGGCAGCAGCTGCGTAAGCGCGGCCTCCCCGTCTCCGGCACCAAGCCGGCTCTGTTGCAGCGTCTCCGCCCGTTCCAGATTCCCCACTCTTGCCCCACCCCTGCTCCCCTCTGCCAGCTGGGTACCAGCATGGAACCCCTTACCCCTTGCCCTACGCTGCCACCCAGCCAGAGCCCCGGCTCAAGCTCCAGCTCTGGACGAGACTCCCCCTGCAGCAGCCCGAACCAGCAGATGTACATCCCGGACAGAGGAGTTCCTAGTGGGATTCTCAGTGACGCTCAAACTGAAATTCTGAACAACGCGTCGAATGGTTTCTCGAATGCTGCGTCAGTCAGTTTGGCGGGTGAACAGTGTCTTTCCAACGCTGTCTTCCTGGCTCCTGCCAGCACCGCCTCAGGAACTCCGAGTCCCAGTCTACCCATGTCGTCCTCCTCGCCCCTGCAGTGTGGGACTCCCTGGAGAACTGAGaacgagcagcagcagcaacagcagcaggagctgAGTGTGGAGCTGGAGATGAGGGAGAGGTTACGGAGCAGGCCCAGGGACCGCTTCACTAACACCGGCAATGAG TCTTGTGGAGGATCCCTTCATCCGTTCCTGCAACAGGATCCTGGATGCTCCAGAGGGAAGCCAGAAACAGACGAACAGACCGAAGTATTGTTTACACAG GTGTTTTGCTGCCAACCGTGTGATGTGATTGGCCAGGATTTTGAGCTGCCAGTGCAGATTACAGCGAGTCCAGTTCAGACCTTGCCCGGTGTTCGCAGCTTGGAGGAAGAACTACAGGAGGCTATCCAGAAAGCACAG aTGGACCCTCGGCAGTCCATAGATGACATTCTGGATGAGCCCCTGACTTGTGTTG GCTCCGTGAATGTCTGCGATCATAAATCCCCTGCCCACTCGGTCACCGGCCCTTCGCCGCCTCCTCCTCAAGCTGATCAGTCCCAGGCCTCCCAGCAGCACAAGGATGACAGCTTCCTGCCCTCACCTCTTTGCTCCTCTCTCTTGCTGGAGCTCCCTCCATCTCCTGCTGTAATAAACCCCAGCCAGGTGATCCCAGCTCCTCCCCCACCTACCATTTGCACTTCCCCTCTGCCGTCCACTGGGAAGTCACGGAAACGACGGGCACCGACATCGTTTGACGCTGCTGACTGGCTTGAAACACTGACGTCTGGCCTACGCCCTCTTACTCCCCCGACAGCGCCTTTTGTTGAGTCAGACTTCAGTCTGGATTCAGATCTGAATGTCAGTCGAGTGTTGGATCTAATGATAGAGCAGTGGTGA